One window of the Microbispora sp. ZYX-F-249 genome contains the following:
- a CDS encoding aminoacyl-tRNA deacylase, translating to MKDALAIHRWLLAHQIHHEIVRLPRPLTCSDELPEVLGVTPETCLCVSLFEVSTRGRAHAVAVVSAVNSCPGPAEVGAVLRAHRVTPASAFTVNSATDYAHGLVCPLLLPDDLTVLVDQRLMERIDPDEVVHTATGERRTALRLRAIHLFDLVAAKPVDLSTAQRRGLASLVSPMRTA from the coding sequence ATGAAAGACGCTCTCGCGATTCACCGCTGGCTCCTCGCCCACCAGATCCACCATGAGATCGTACGTCTTCCGCGCCCGTTGACATGCTCGGACGAGCTTCCCGAGGTGCTGGGGGTCACTCCCGAGACGTGCCTGTGCGTGTCGCTGTTCGAGGTGTCGACGCGCGGACGGGCACACGCTGTGGCCGTGGTGAGCGCGGTGAACTCCTGTCCCGGGCCGGCGGAGGTGGGCGCCGTCCTGCGCGCCCACAGGGTAACCCCCGCGTCCGCCTTCACCGTGAACTCCGCGACCGACTACGCGCACGGCCTGGTCTGCCCGCTGTTGCTGCCCGACGATCTGACCGTTCTCGTGGACCAGCGGCTGATGGAGCGCATCGATCCCGACGAGGTCGTCCACACCGCGACCGGCGAGCGCCGGACCGCGTTGCGGTTGCGTGCCATCCACCTGTTCGACCTGGTGGCGGCCAAGCCCGTCGACCTGAGCACCGCCCAAAGGAGGGGTCTCGCGAGCCTGGTGAGTCCTATGCGGACGGCATAG
- a CDS encoding CCA tRNA nucleotidyltransferase yields MSVSNLSDSQQRAVNELFRRIAPVADELGELFSARGHELALVGGSVRDVLLGRASKDLDLTTDARPERVLEIVKDWADAVWTIGIDFGTVGVRKGGWLLEITTYRSESYDPASRKPEVMYGDSLDGDLARRDFAVNAMAVRLPQHEFADPYGGLPDLAAKTLRTPGRPEQSFDDDPLRMLRAARFAGQLGFTVAPEVVEAMTAMSGRIEIVSAERIRDELDKLILGAYPRAGLALLVETGLAAHVLPELPKLRLEIDEHHRHKDVYEHTLIVLEQAIGLESAGPDRVLRWAALLHDIGKPKTRRNEPGGRVSFHHHEVVGAQMAKKRLTELKFPKDVVSDVSKLVELHLRFHGYGTGEWTDSAVRRYVRDAGHLLERLHKLTRADCTTRNKRKAQALSRTYDQLEERISRLAEEEELAKIRPELDGNEIQEILGVSPGPVVGRAYKHMLEIRMDQGLIGKEAARDALLAWARDTGILS; encoded by the coding sequence TTGTCCGTTTCAAATCTGAGCGACAGCCAGCAGCGCGCCGTGAACGAACTGTTCCGCCGGATCGCCCCGGTCGCCGACGAACTCGGTGAACTGTTCTCGGCCCGGGGGCACGAGCTGGCCCTGGTCGGCGGCTCCGTCCGCGACGTCCTCCTCGGCCGTGCGAGCAAGGACCTCGACCTGACCACGGACGCCCGTCCCGAGCGGGTGCTGGAGATCGTCAAGGACTGGGCGGACGCCGTCTGGACGATCGGGATCGACTTCGGCACCGTCGGCGTCCGCAAGGGCGGGTGGCTGCTGGAGATCACCACCTACCGCAGCGAGTCGTACGATCCCGCCTCGCGCAAGCCCGAGGTGATGTACGGCGACTCGCTCGACGGCGACCTCGCCCGGCGCGACTTCGCGGTCAACGCGATGGCCGTACGCCTGCCGCAGCACGAGTTCGCCGACCCGTACGGCGGGCTGCCGGACCTCGCCGCGAAGACGCTGCGGACACCGGGCAGGCCCGAGCAGTCGTTCGACGACGACCCGCTGCGGATGCTGCGCGCGGCGAGGTTCGCCGGTCAGCTCGGATTCACGGTCGCGCCCGAGGTCGTCGAGGCCATGACCGCGATGTCCGGCCGCATCGAGATCGTCTCGGCCGAGCGCATCCGCGACGAGCTCGACAAGCTGATCCTCGGCGCGTACCCGAGGGCCGGGCTGGCGCTGCTGGTGGAGACCGGGCTCGCCGCCCACGTCCTGCCGGAGCTGCCCAAGCTGCGGCTGGAGATCGACGAGCACCATCGGCACAAGGACGTCTACGAGCACACGCTGATCGTGCTGGAGCAGGCGATCGGGCTGGAGTCGGCCGGCCCCGACCGGGTGCTGCGGTGGGCCGCCCTGCTGCACGACATCGGCAAGCCGAAGACCCGGCGCAACGAGCCCGGCGGCCGGGTGTCGTTCCACCACCACGAGGTGGTCGGCGCGCAGATGGCCAAGAAGCGGCTCACCGAGCTGAAGTTCCCCAAGGACGTGGTGTCCGACGTGTCCAAGCTCGTGGAGCTGCACCTGCGCTTCCACGGCTACGGGACGGGGGAGTGGACCGACAGCGCGGTGCGCCGCTACGTCCGCGACGCGGGACACCTCCTCGAGCGCCTGCACAAGCTGACCAGGGCCGACTGCACCACCCGCAACAAGCGCAAGGCGCAGGCCCTGTCGCGGACCTACGACCAGCTGGAGGAGCGCATCTCCCGGCTGGCGGAGGAGGAGGAGCTGGCCAAGATCCGGCCCGAGCTGGACGGCAACGAGATCCAGGAAATCCTCGGTGTGTCGCCGGGCCCGGTCGTCGGCAGGGCTTACAAGCACATGCTGGAGATCCGCATGGACCAGGGCCTGATCGGCAAGGAGGCGGCGAGGGACGCCCTGCTCGCCTGGGCCCGCGACACCGGAATCCTGTCGTAG
- the murJ gene encoding murein biosynthesis integral membrane protein MurJ produces MSRMLRASAIMAAGTMVSRLTGFVRTAMLAAAIGTFALGDAYNAAYMIPYILLDLLLQGVLSSVIVPVIVRAQRRDPDGGQAFEQRLMTLAVIVLTAVALVGVLLARPIMDLYTASNWTEHKVEVAATLARYMLPQIAFFGIGSLAGAILNTRDRFAAPMWAPVLNNIVVMGVLAAYYAVASSDIDKVSDRDLALLGLGTTGGIVAQAVVLIIALHRAGFRFRPRLGLRGSGLGEAARAAVWTFAYTGITQIGFWVTTKLATGAGARAPGAGNSAWAYAFQLFQLPYGIIAVSVITAMLPRMSRHVADGELDSVRTEFASAVRLVSSVIVPAGLLLMVLGPSVTTLIFSWGRMTTTDAIYIGHVLQVFGVALVPFSIFQLLLRVFYSFGDTRTPAIMAGVNVAINATLSLVAYFTLPDRYVIIGLAFSYLITYVVLCVVAWVLAGRKVGGLGGREVTAGLGRMYAAAIPAAALALAVLWLAREITSITAVSSAVVLAVGGGAGLLLYMVAAHRLRVPEVRSIIGLVASRVGR; encoded by the coding sequence ATGAGCAGGATGCTGCGGGCCAGCGCGATCATGGCGGCCGGGACGATGGTCTCGCGGCTCACCGGCTTCGTCCGTACGGCGATGCTCGCCGCCGCCATCGGGACCTTCGCCCTGGGCGACGCGTACAACGCGGCCTACATGATCCCGTACATCCTGCTGGACCTGCTGCTCCAGGGCGTGCTGAGCAGCGTGATCGTGCCGGTGATCGTCCGGGCGCAGCGGCGCGACCCGGACGGGGGGCAGGCGTTCGAACAGCGGCTGATGACGCTGGCGGTGATCGTGCTGACGGCCGTCGCGCTCGTCGGCGTGCTGCTGGCCCGGCCGATCATGGACCTCTACACCGCCTCGAACTGGACCGAGCACAAGGTCGAGGTGGCCGCCACGCTGGCCAGGTACATGCTCCCCCAGATCGCGTTCTTCGGGATCGGTTCGCTGGCCGGGGCGATCCTCAACACCCGGGACAGGTTCGCCGCCCCGATGTGGGCGCCGGTGCTCAACAACATCGTGGTCATGGGAGTCCTGGCCGCCTACTACGCCGTCGCGTCGTCCGACATCGACAAGGTGAGCGATCGCGACCTCGCGTTGCTCGGTCTCGGCACGACCGGCGGCATCGTGGCGCAGGCGGTGGTTCTGATCATCGCGCTGCACCGGGCGGGCTTCCGGTTCCGTCCCCGGCTCGGGCTGCGCGGCTCCGGGCTGGGAGAGGCGGCCAGGGCCGCCGTGTGGACGTTCGCCTACACCGGCATCACGCAGATCGGTTTCTGGGTCACCACCAAGCTCGCGACCGGTGCGGGCGCACGGGCCCCCGGCGCGGGCAACAGCGCGTGGGCGTACGCCTTCCAGCTCTTCCAGCTCCCGTACGGGATCATCGCGGTGTCGGTGATCACGGCGATGCTGCCGAGGATGAGCAGGCACGTCGCCGACGGCGAGCTGGACTCGGTGCGCACGGAGTTCGCCTCGGCGGTGCGGCTGGTCTCGTCCGTGATCGTTCCCGCGGGACTGCTGCTGATGGTCCTCGGCCCGTCGGTCACCACGCTGATCTTCTCGTGGGGCCGTATGACCACGACCGACGCGATCTACATCGGCCACGTGCTGCAGGTGTTCGGCGTCGCGCTCGTGCCGTTCTCGATCTTCCAGCTCCTGCTGCGGGTCTTCTACAGCTTCGGCGACACCCGGACGCCGGCGATCATGGCGGGGGTGAACGTGGCGATCAACGCGACGCTCAGCCTGGTCGCCTACTTCACGCTTCCCGACCGGTACGTCATCATCGGGCTGGCGTTCTCCTACCTCATCACCTACGTCGTGCTCTGCGTCGTCGCGTGGGTGCTGGCCGGCCGGAAGGTCGGCGGGCTCGGCGGCCGCGAGGTCACCGCCGGCCTCGGCCGGATGTACGCGGCGGCGATCCCGGCCGCCGCGCTGGCGCTGGCGGTCCTGTGGCTGGCCCGGGAGATCACCTCGATCACCGCGGTGAGCTCGGCCGTGGTGCTCGCGGTGGGCGGCGGCGCCGGGCTGCTGCTGTACATGGTGGCCGCGCACCGGCTGCGGGTGCCCGAGGTCCGCTCCATCATTGGACTTGTCGCAAGCCGGGTAGGACGGTAA